A stretch of the Fusobacterium varium genome encodes the following:
- the rnhB gene encoding ribonuclease HII, which yields MKNKKNEEKAESQLGLFSVEEKKVLKSKKKQDILNEKKETVSLHEFDINIGEEIIGVDEAGRGPLAGAVVAAAVKLKNYDKDLDEINDSKQISEKKREKLFDVIKEHFYVGVGIADTKEIDEINILNATFLAMRRALENLKKECKGEYLVLVDGNFKIREYKGKQEPIIKGDAKSLSIAAASIIAKVTRDRMMREEAVKYPLYGFEKHKGYGTKQHREAIKEHGVLEIHRKSFLTKILE from the coding sequence GTGAAAAATAAAAAAAATGAAGAAAAGGCAGAAAGTCAATTGGGACTTTTTTCAGTTGAGGAAAAAAAAGTTCTAAAAAGCAAAAAAAAGCAAGATATTTTAAATGAGAAAAAAGAAACTGTATCTCTTCATGAATTTGATATTAATATAGGTGAAGAAATAATAGGAGTGGATGAAGCAGGAAGAGGACCTTTAGCCGGAGCTGTAGTAGCTGCTGCTGTAAAATTGAAGAACTATGATAAAGATTTAGATGAAATAAATGATTCAAAGCAGATATCAGAAAAGAAAAGAGAAAAACTTTTTGATGTTATAAAGGAGCATTTCTATGTAGGTGTTGGAATAGCTGATACTAAGGAAATAGATGAAATAAACATACTTAATGCTACATTTTTAGCAATGAGAAGGGCTTTGGAAAACTTAAAAAAAGAGTGTAAGGGAGAATATCTTGTATTAGTAGATGGAAACTTTAAAATAAGAGAATATAAAGGAAAGCAGGAACCTATAATTAAAGGAGATGCAAAAAGTCTTTCTATTGCAGCAGCTTCAATAATAGCAAAAGTAACAAGAGATAGAATGATGAGAGAAGAAGCTGTGAAATATCCTCTTTATGGTTTTGAAAAACATAAAGGATACGGAACCAAACAGCATAGAGAAGCAATAAAAGAACATGGAGTATTGGAAATACATAGGAAAAGTTTTCTTACTAAAATATTAGAATAA